The sequence AAACGGTATCCAGCTTCAATCTTTCCAGACTTAAGCCGCTTGCGTTAATATGTAGGGAATCAAAAATGGCCATTACCTGTTCCTCCAAACGGTTTAATTATTTTGTGATCACGCTAGACAACATTGAATATTTCGCATTCAACTGTGTGACTAACGCATTGTATTGAATAGATGTCGCAGCTTCATCCGTCATCTCCATATCGATATCTACGTTATTGCCATTGTCTTTAACCATTGAATTTGTTCTTTTCGTCACAACCGGCAAGACTTCATCCGGCGTTCCGATACCTATGTGCCGGTCATTCGTTTTTGTCAACCCTATCCCATCGAAAGCTTTACCTAGAATGCTTTCAAACTCTACTTTATTGACTTTATACTCAGGTGTGTTGACATTCGCAATATTGCTGGAAATCATTTGTTGTCTTAATTCAGTTGCATCCAAAGCCTGTTTAATTAAATTGTATGTAGAATCGCTCACTTGATACCCCTCCGCTTTAAATAGATTTTTAATACTTCATTCTATTTTTATCGAGACATTATATCCTTCTTCAAAGTATATAAAAGTTATGTATGTATATTAAAATAATATTTGTTTTTCTGATAAAAATACGTCCTTAGACTGCCAAAAGAAGTATAACTGAATTAAATTAATTCAGCAATAACTTTTGTATCTTTATG is a genomic window of Carnobacterium sp. CP1 containing:
- the flgB gene encoding flagellar basal body rod protein FlgB — translated: MSDSTYNLIKQALDATELRQQMISSNIANVNTPEYKVNKVEFESILGKAFDGIGLTKTNDRHIGIGTPDEVLPVVTKRTNSMVKDNGNNVDIDMEMTDEAATSIQYNALVTQLNAKYSMLSSVITK